One stretch of Haladaptatus sp. R4 DNA includes these proteins:
- a CDS encoding DHH family phosphoesterase: MKDWVIDDENLSLERKSLLPGEGFFFPDSLEARQEEQEAKEELEGAERAVVADPDADGLAATALVREAYGETALIDAGPHDLADALERVVAYSEPGATVFICDLCPDAYEPIATELEVLVEEANEVFWFDHHQWDEAVADAVRALGIELVVGESDEECTADVVARSLDYDFPDYLVELAEVTRDHDLWLREDPRSDDLADYSYWAEPEEYMEVIQEHGAELPTEVEEFLAEQRVEKEALIERAVSRAEMKRIGDWTVGVTYGRCSQNEVAEAMREQGADASVVVKPAGSASIRGTDEFERCHEVARQVNGGGHPKAAGCKPSIYDDMLDYAHHWTTQGAVTKQVILEAFWALKHEDDEAAKAADTADDAEAESGAADELDADE; the protein is encoded by the coding sequence ATGAAAGATTGGGTTATCGACGACGAGAACCTCTCGCTCGAACGGAAATCGCTCCTCCCGGGCGAGGGCTTTTTCTTTCCCGACTCGCTCGAAGCACGGCAGGAAGAACAGGAAGCGAAAGAGGAGTTGGAGGGTGCAGAACGGGCCGTCGTCGCCGACCCGGACGCCGACGGACTGGCGGCAACCGCGCTCGTTCGCGAAGCCTACGGCGAGACGGCGCTCATCGACGCCGGACCGCACGACCTCGCGGACGCCCTCGAACGGGTCGTCGCGTACAGCGAACCCGGTGCGACCGTCTTCATCTGCGACCTCTGTCCCGACGCCTACGAGCCGATAGCGACGGAACTCGAAGTCCTCGTGGAGGAGGCGAACGAGGTCTTCTGGTTCGATCACCACCAGTGGGACGAGGCCGTGGCCGACGCCGTTCGCGCGCTCGGTATCGAACTCGTCGTCGGCGAATCCGACGAGGAGTGTACCGCCGACGTGGTTGCCCGCTCGCTCGATTACGACTTCCCGGACTACCTCGTCGAACTCGCGGAAGTCACGCGCGACCACGACTTGTGGCTTCGCGAGGACCCGCGGAGCGACGACTTGGCGGACTACTCCTACTGGGCGGAACCCGAGGAGTACATGGAGGTCATTCAGGAACACGGCGCGGAACTCCCCACGGAAGTCGAGGAGTTCCTCGCGGAACAGCGCGTCGAGAAGGAGGCGCTCATCGAGCGGGCGGTTTCCCGCGCCGAGATGAAGCGAATCGGCGACTGGACGGTCGGGGTCACTTACGGCCGCTGTTCGCAGAACGAGGTCGCGGAAGCGATGCGCGAACAGGGTGCTGACGCCTCGGTCGTCGTCAAGCCCGCCGGAAGCGCGAGCATTCGCGGCACCGACGAGTTCGAGCGCTGCCACGAGGTCGCCCGGCAGGTCAACGGCGGCGGACACCCGAAAGCGGCGGGTTGCAAACCGAGCATCTACGACGACATGCTGGACTACGCCCACCACTGGACCACGCAGGGCGCGGTGACCAAACAGGTGATTCTGGAGGCGTTCTGGGCCCTGAAACACGAGGACGACGAGGCGGCGAAGGCGGCGGATACGGCCGACGACGCGGAAGCCGAGTCTGGTGCGGCCGACGAACTGGACGCAGACGAATAA
- a CDS encoding ABC transporter permease subunit: protein MNWSVLAKKDFLDAYRKWSLATAAAGFVLFFAVPTYLRMSRAQHPGDQSFFGLVQTALFFVPLAGLMMSYGAIAGERELGSLKLLLALPYTRLDVISGKAIGRAAVVGAAAIIGILVSTLVFVVLGGTLPIVGYALFLVLVLLLAAAYTSSAVCLSAASPTSNRAMATSVGFFLLTLVGWSTIPMVIRYVLNGFSMPGGAEPVWAKVIDSLSPIQAYSNGMSSLVHGHAASTFYRSGWFALLVLIGWAVVPVALGYRRFRSADL from the coding sequence ATGAACTGGTCCGTTTTGGCGAAAAAGGACTTCCTCGACGCCTACCGGAAGTGGTCGCTCGCGACTGCGGCCGCCGGGTTCGTCCTGTTCTTCGCCGTTCCGACGTATCTGCGGATGAGTCGCGCGCAACATCCCGGCGACCAGAGCTTCTTCGGGCTCGTGCAGACGGCCCTCTTTTTCGTCCCGTTGGCGGGGCTGATGATGAGTTACGGGGCTATCGCGGGCGAACGCGAACTCGGCAGCCTGAAACTCCTGCTCGCGCTCCCGTACACCCGGTTGGACGTGATTTCCGGGAAGGCCATCGGACGGGCCGCAGTCGTCGGCGCGGCAGCGATCATCGGCATCCTCGTCTCGACGCTCGTCTTCGTCGTCCTCGGCGGGACGCTCCCCATCGTCGGGTACGCGCTGTTCCTCGTCCTCGTCCTGCTCCTCGCCGCGGCGTACACTAGTTCGGCGGTCTGTCTCTCGGCCGCCTCGCCCACGAGCAACCGCGCGATGGCGACGAGCGTCGGGTTCTTTCTCCTGACGCTCGTGGGCTGGTCAACGATTCCGATGGTGATCCGATACGTGCTCAACGGCTTTTCGATGCCGGGTGGCGCGGAACCCGTCTGGGCGAAAGTCATCGACAGCCTCAGTCCCATCCAGGCCTACTCGAACGGGATGAGTTCGCTGGTGCACGGACACGCCGCATCCACGTTCTATCGGTCCGGCTGGTTCGCCCTCCTCGTCCTCATCGGATGGGCCGTGGTCCCGGTCGCGCTCGGCTACCGGCGGTTTCGTTCGGCGGATCTCTGA
- a CDS encoding succinylglutamate desuccinylase/aspartoacylase family protein, with product MVDSQSSRSERAVSATRSSRRGFLLKSGSVLAAATVATGVGAAAGEERTSHSIRRGTDDETDVHVVKSGEPGPTAVVVGGIHGNEPAGYRAAGGIAEWSIDKGKLVVIPRANPVAIERGAYLNDDGNLNAEFHPGREPRTALARALWYEIDRHDPKTVLTLHSSKGILWDADTPDGTGQAIFPTTSEGADRDATKTASYMNNHHLANSLPEYYEFKMGRLLDGSEPLLAGKVGRDMEIPAYLLDTTRYGTDLDTRINWTLNMVRHLLERNGISRTFE from the coding sequence ATGGTTGACAGCCAGAGTTCACGATCGGAACGAGCAGTATCTGCCACTCGCAGCTCACGGCGCGGATTTCTACTGAAATCGGGAAGCGTTCTCGCGGCGGCGACGGTTGCGACGGGAGTCGGTGCGGCGGCGGGCGAGGAGCGAACGTCTCACTCGATTCGGCGCGGAACGGACGACGAAACGGACGTGCACGTCGTCAAATCAGGAGAACCGGGTCCGACGGCCGTCGTCGTCGGTGGCATCCACGGCAACGAACCGGCCGGATACCGGGCCGCCGGTGGTATCGCCGAATGGTCCATCGATAAGGGGAAACTCGTCGTGATTCCGCGAGCGAACCCGGTCGCTATCGAACGGGGCGCGTATCTAAACGACGACGGGAACCTGAACGCGGAGTTCCACCCGGGGCGCGAACCGAGAACGGCGCTCGCGCGCGCGCTCTGGTACGAGATCGACCGCCACGACCCGAAGACGGTGTTGACCCTCCATAGCTCGAAGGGCATCCTTTGGGATGCGGATACGCCGGACGGAACCGGACAAGCCATCTTCCCGACGACTTCGGAAGGTGCCGACCGGGACGCGACGAAAACGGCGTCGTACATGAACAACCACCACCTCGCCAACTCGCTCCCCGAGTACTACGAGTTCAAGATGGGGCGGTTGCTCGACGGGAGCGAACCCCTCCTGGCCGGAAAAGTCGGCCGCGACATGGAGATTCCCGCCTATCTCCTCGATACGACGCGATACGGTACGGACCTCGACACGCGGATCAACTGGACGCTGAACATGGTCCGTCACCTCCTCGAACGGAACGGCATCTCCCGAACGTTCGAATAA